One genomic window of Melanotaenia boesemani isolate fMelBoe1 chromosome 20, fMelBoe1.pri, whole genome shotgun sequence includes the following:
- the LOC121631860 gene encoding E2F-associated phosphoprotein isoform X2, producing MNHLGKSQEVDSYELDEPSDEERAASSSEDELDVLLNGTPEQKKKLIREYLTGESESSSGDEFEKEMEAELSSTIRAMEGSWAPAAVSAGRRSCDGEGASRLPQPQMYDEVYFDSDSDEEAAPSSSTGQRLKQRVILTNDELFYDPDGDDRDQAWVDARRYSRKRPAAAFQSHPQQPLSLPSSDAVLNCPACMTTLCLDCQRHEKFRTQYRAMFVMNCTVKKDEVLHYKSQPEKKQRKRRRGQRTEAPAGMDADEVYHPVQCSECSTKVAVFDKDEVYHFFNILASHC from the exons TTCGGAGGACGAGTTAGATGTGCTGCTGAACGGCACTCcggagcagaagaagaagctgatCAGAGAGTATCTGACGGGAGAGAGCGAGTCATCCAGCGGGGATGAGTTTGAAAAGGAGATGGAGGCGGAGCTGAGCTCTACCATCAGGGCCATGGAGGGGTCCTGGGCCCCAGCGGCAG TCTCTGCTGgaagaagaagctgtgatgGCGAGGGCGCGTCTAGGCTTCCTCAACCTCAGATGTATGATGAAGTTTACTTTGACTCTGACTCAGATGAGGAAGCTGCACCAA GCAGCTCCACAGGACAGAGGCTGAAACAGCGAGTTATTCTTACTAACGATGAGCTGTTTTATGACCCAGACGGCGACGACAGGGATCAGGCCTGGGTGGATGCCCGGAG GTACAGCAGGAAACGACCAGCTGCAGCGTTCCAGTCTCACCCCCAGCAGCCTCTGAGTTTACCCAGCAGTGACGCTGTTCTCAACTGTCCGGCCTGCATGACGACGCTCTGCTTGGACTGTCAGCG GCACGAGAAGTTTCGCACACAGTATCGTGCCATGTTTGTCATGAACTGCACAGTAAAGAAGGATGAGGTGTTGCACTACAAAAGTCAGCCGGAGAAGAAgcaaaggaagaggagaaggggACAGAGGACAGAAGCACCAGCAGGCATGGACGCCGATGAGGTTTACCACCCGGTTCAATGTTCCGAGTGCTCCACCAAGGTCGCTGTGTTCGATAAAGATGAGGTCTACCATTTCTTTAACATCCTGGCCAGCCACTGCTGA
- the sptssa gene encoding serine palmitoyltransferase small subunit A codes for MALADCWKQLSWFYYQYLLVTALYMLEPWERTVFNSLLISVAGMAVYTGYVFMPQHIMAILHYFEVVE; via the exons ATGGCGTTGGCGGACTGTTGGAAGCAGCTGTCCTGGTTTTACTACCAGTACCTGCTGGTGACGGCGCTGTACATGCTGGAGCCCTGGGAGAGGACGGTGTTCA ACTCCCTGCTGATCTCTGTGGCCGGCATGGCTGTCTACACCGGCTACGTCTTCATGCCGCAGCACATCATGGCTATCTTGCACTATTTCGAGGTTGTCGAATGA
- the LOC121631860 gene encoding E2F-associated phosphoprotein isoform X1, whose translation MNHLGKSQEVDSYELDEPSDEERAASSSEDELDVLLNGTPEQKKKLIREYLTGESESSSGDEFEKEMEAELSSTIRAMEGSWAPAAEVSAGRRSCDGEGASRLPQPQMYDEVYFDSDSDEEAAPSSSTGQRLKQRVILTNDELFYDPDGDDRDQAWVDARRYSRKRPAAAFQSHPQQPLSLPSSDAVLNCPACMTTLCLDCQRHEKFRTQYRAMFVMNCTVKKDEVLHYKSQPEKKQRKRRRGQRTEAPAGMDADEVYHPVQCSECSTKVAVFDKDEVYHFFNILASHC comes from the exons TTCGGAGGACGAGTTAGATGTGCTGCTGAACGGCACTCcggagcagaagaagaagctgatCAGAGAGTATCTGACGGGAGAGAGCGAGTCATCCAGCGGGGATGAGTTTGAAAAGGAGATGGAGGCGGAGCTGAGCTCTACCATCAGGGCCATGGAGGGGTCCTGGGCCCCAGCGGCAG AAGTCTCTGCTGgaagaagaagctgtgatgGCGAGGGCGCGTCTAGGCTTCCTCAACCTCAGATGTATGATGAAGTTTACTTTGACTCTGACTCAGATGAGGAAGCTGCACCAA GCAGCTCCACAGGACAGAGGCTGAAACAGCGAGTTATTCTTACTAACGATGAGCTGTTTTATGACCCAGACGGCGACGACAGGGATCAGGCCTGGGTGGATGCCCGGAG GTACAGCAGGAAACGACCAGCTGCAGCGTTCCAGTCTCACCCCCAGCAGCCTCTGAGTTTACCCAGCAGTGACGCTGTTCTCAACTGTCCGGCCTGCATGACGACGCTCTGCTTGGACTGTCAGCG GCACGAGAAGTTTCGCACACAGTATCGTGCCATGTTTGTCATGAACTGCACAGTAAAGAAGGATGAGGTGTTGCACTACAAAAGTCAGCCGGAGAAGAAgcaaaggaagaggagaaggggACAGAGGACAGAAGCACCAGCAGGCATGGACGCCGATGAGGTTTACCACCCGGTTCAATGTTCCGAGTGCTCCACCAAGGTCGCTGTGTTCGATAAAGATGAGGTCTACCATTTCTTTAACATCCTGGCCAGCCACTGCTGA